The following DNA comes from Cellulophaga sp. HaHa_2_95.
CTAAATTTGACAAACTCTTCACTTTTTCTTTTTAACAACTTAGCCTCTTCTTCTGACTCATCCCAGATAAAATAAAACTTTTCTCCTCTTGAGTTAACGTTGTCTGCGAACCACTCAGATAATCCTGATGGTGTTGAAATATAGGTATATAACAATTGAGGTGACGACTGTATCACGAACTCAATTTCAAATTTTACTTTATCACTCATTCTAAATAGTATTTTCGTTGGGCAATATATATATTTATATATGATAAAAAAATTAAATGTGTCAGAATATTTTTTTCAAAATTTATTTTGATAGCCAAGAAATTAAAGTATATATTTGCAGCCGTTAAAAAAAACATGGCGAGGTAGCTCAGTTGGTTAGAGCGTCGGATTCATAACCCGGAGGTCACGAGTTCAACTCTCGTTCTCGCTACTAGTAAACAAACGGTTTAGTTCATTCTAAACCGTTTTTTTTATGCTATAGTTTTAGCATTTCTAAACTAGCAACAGGCACCTGGAGGGCTAAATTTTAGGAACCGAAATTGTACATCCACGATGATTTTAAACAACTTGTGTGCTTTGCATAAAATAAATTAGGCTTAAAAAAGGTGTAATTTTATGTTTTGTTTTAATTTTCGCTTCTTATACTGCACAATTTATTTCATCGTTTTGACATGTATTCTTGCCAAAGAACTAAAACATATTTGTTATTTCTGTTCTCTTTTATTTTTCGAAAACCATATTCATATACAAAAAGATATACCTCTCCCTTCTGGTTTTTCCAAAAATGTGTAAAGAAATTAGGGTCAAACCCCTCGGATAGTAACATGGCCTCCCTAACTGTTACCTTACCGCCTTTATTGTAATCTTTTAGTATTTTTCTATTACGTCGTAACTGATTATCAACCTTATTGAAAAAGCGTTCTGGTTGCTGTTTTGTTTGCTGGTATTGATACGCACTCTTACATTGTGCGTCGCAGAACTTTTTATCTGATCTTCCTTTCAACTCTTCCTTGCAATAGACACATATTCTATCCAATATCATGGTTCTAAATTAAAGGTATAATATACGCATATTATTCGTATAACATTCTCTTAGCTAACCTGTTTCCATTAAATTGCTTAAAAATAAGAATGGAAAAAGGCAGAAATGTTACATTAAAACACCTCTTAATTAAAGAAAAACGTTTTATCGGCTTGCAGTTTAACACCGATAAAGTTATTCATTCACTTGTAAAACAATTGCCAGATGTAAAATGGAGCAACACTTACAACATGGCTTACATTGTGAATAATAAAGAAAACTTAAACCTGATTTTTGATTTATTTACCGGTGTCGTTTGGGTTAATTGCAACCATTTTTTTGACAAAAAAGTATCCAAAGAAAATAACGAGCCTATTAATATTGCTTGGTTCAGGACAAGACAACTTCCCAAGGCGTATAGAGTTTGCCCTAATAGTTATTTAGACAAACTAGAGCTAAAAAAATATGCAAATAATACCGTAAGAACATACGTATCAAGTTTTGAGGCATTTATTAATTATTATCATAGCGCGGAATTAATTTCTCTTAATGAAAGTGATGTTAGAGCATATCTGTTGGTATTAATTCAAGATAAAAAATCTAATTCGTACATAAACTCTGCTATAAACAGTATAAAGTTTTATTACGAATCTGTTCTTGGTATGCCTAACAGGTTTTACGAAATAGAAAGACCTAGAAAAGAAAAGAAGTTGCCAAAAGTACTTGCTAAAGAAGATGTATTTGATATTATAGCACATACAAACAACTTGAAACACAAATGTATAGTTAGTCTTTTATACTCCTCCGGAATACGTAGAAATGAATTAATTAATTTAAAAATTTCGGATATAGACAGTAGACGAATGTTAATAAGGATTGAATCTGCAAAAGGGAATAAAGACCGTTACACCTTACTCTCACATTCGCTCCTGAAAGACTTACGAACGTATTATAAGCAATATAAACCTGAAAAGTATCTAATAGAAGGTATGTATGGAAAACAATATTCTGGTCAAAGCATTGGAAAGATAGTACGTAACGCAGCCCAAAAAGCAGGTATTAAAATTATAGTAACACCGCATATGCTTAGACACAGTTTTGCTACTCATTTATTAGAAGCAGGTACGGATATAAGACAAATTCAGGTTTTACTTGGCCATAGTTCTACTACAACAACTGAAATATATACTCATGTTGCTACTACCACTTTTAAAAAAATAAAAAACCCTCTTGATTCTTAGAAAAATATAAAAGATATAATGAACATATGTTCATTATACAATTGTTGTAGTGAATTTAAAAAAATAATGCAGAAGGACTTAAAAATTAAACACAACGCGAAATCCTTCTCTTCTAGAATTGGACATTTTATACTTTTACTAATCTCTATACTTCTAATATTTCTTATTCTTTTCTTATTCAAACAACAACTTCAAAACCTAACAAGTTTCATGGGAATTTTAACCTTGGTATTTGGAGGTTTAATTGGTTATAAAATTTGGCAAAATAAATTATACGTGGTGGACGTTGAATCTGACTCAAATATTATCAAAATCAGATACTACGACAAAAATGTTGAGCATAAAATTAGTTCAGATATTAAGATGGCTGAGGTTAGATTAAAAAACACTAGTTCAAGAGCTGGATTTGATTGCGAATTAAAATTGAGAATTGACAACAAAAACTATGTCATTACGGACACTTTTGACTGGTCACTTTCTGAAATGAAATTACTTTTTGAGTATATCAAGTATTTCAAGAA
Coding sequences within:
- a CDS encoding START-like domain-containing protein; protein product: MSDKVKFEIEFVIQSSPQLLYTYISTPSGLSEWFADNVNSRGEKFYFIWDESEEEAKLLKRKSEEFVKFRWTAEEDDSFFEMKIIVDEITSDVSLFITDFAEEDEIDESKMLWTNQVSSLKQVLGSA
- the xerA gene encoding site-specific tyrosine recombinase/integron integrase gives rise to the protein MEKGRNVTLKHLLIKEKRFIGLQFNTDKVIHSLVKQLPDVKWSNTYNMAYIVNNKENLNLIFDLFTGVVWVNCNHFFDKKVSKENNEPINIAWFRTRQLPKAYRVCPNSYLDKLELKKYANNTVRTYVSSFEAFINYYHSAELISLNESDVRAYLLVLIQDKKSNSYINSAINSIKFYYESVLGMPNRFYEIERPRKEKKLPKVLAKEDVFDIIAHTNNLKHKCIVSLLYSSGIRRNELINLKISDIDSRRMLIRIESAKGNKDRYTLLSHSLLKDLRTYYKQYKPEKYLIEGMYGKQYSGQSIGKIVRNAAQKAGIKIIVTPHMLRHSFATHLLEAGTDIRQIQVLLGHSSTTTTEIYTHVATTTFKKIKNPLDS